The following proteins are encoded in a genomic region of Candida albicans SC5314 chromosome 4, complete sequence:
- the SRB8 gene encoding Srb8p (Putative RNA polymerase II mediator complex subunit; early-stage flow model biofilm induced), producing the protein MSNKNRNRNSLLSSHNRSSHTNSTSKDELLKLKYSMETPNLPIYPLNDSSIINSKTNDNLKNSPYQKPKSQSQPQAQGQSQSQPENSLVYPDFMPWKDHTQLPQDETEIEHQKLSNVSYLNKGYFEPPQVANEYYSARNLIQATVFLSTDNCTNVINELSIHLSNAYKSRNEIINKIKFDSNKFKLPTRVTLTSSKKEIWLNELSNPNVSMTKLGEKIPHGIRNKVLIDCICTKKIPINRSIWFTKCVLYGELLALRRKHQNRLSTIPNNNSNTGGGGGGGGSGNSLTGMMDYNTAEKFEIHWLQEWTQQVSDYIYKFSREMNNIANLDGKNQYMGKLSYLLNYIQSLYVESLLDKSLFLSLIMKFLKDGLCLQSKYINGLIYSSMEENSDDYNDDDDDDDDEEDANNAENPESTSKSKKRNLAWMDEIDMNYGQRLVSLTLIKMFWNDILKFDYLSKELSELLLLNYFFINKLLLFSVNNDNGNSTAVIPDGLQSKILKLISDCVRYLFEYNCNIFIIPNHWTLIEPSLMRILLSDSKAKSEKEQEEIQKQLELVKYRNESLILNLKSELNNSNNTNNSSNLGTSKRSVRSGSFSNYTTTPIKPISNTTIEQDYSFINRNSDDVLNIVEKLDNLKLNKEFASFLKPTKKCNANWKLNLKVLLFWCVSPWRNSTNSNEDILFICNFLKNTVVKSLPKSLRTEFDNELLEIIYHIAEDNNSEEGDNLQFTSSRLYVLINELYQLKLITIASYLRKLIASGIFYLEPGSTVDQSLNNLPRIMEVHLKILENLPVLNNRQCDSILKRWTPMGFDFKGKFSQGQSILQDSIITKICNNQLTDDIDSQCIGYIDSLSVGLRFLLINWLTNELKSKIKSTNKLIHFTPTVITKLYQFYAKNSGLTVFFKVVIQTILKNDGGMIIFYLDSLYLISKLVIRHYKLIKSIAGASELSAAYDLFKLIIQVYKDLNTREYDCFKFSSIWNFINAVIEKSSPTSSATTTATTSVSISSLYLTMGKPKNSKLKSVQGLHVKQTMDSPMCINTVDESHTHDTRSGAKRYTSTDFRNDLYFLVTLQPRALTSEEKQEVFDLIEIELKDLDSALEFWYNNFELLGEEKEINLMKIIKSLAVTTYNDHLSQFNEKLKQFVISKVGESIDHSKLSNFLKKLAIFDLLRINDLVKLIQSIQRDEINHIDDTISFIYELIWGELDKAHFSCSQLVLLQISRRMYQEKSSYQCIILLQQRLLKNKESQLQTNPFFIKYKADLLSFFHKAIITNTKAIQSQFFDKLSHSDSLQLLNVLLQRQENEYINTIQDFSLFIKHINEFNLPICQVLLNVLFNNLVVDNDVGIKVQLEAFVNTLLQEIKFEFSNENSFFGELFNFMPWNQKNYILDILETKFLLETNLDNNQIKLIINDRNLLPPLNDFFKKFSSSSSSSTSSSSSSLVQTIETDSSFFLNLFNFIGNLVNVANSQELILEQANSINDTISIFLRILIIHKSYLCSMISRNTNEENVILFVTKLIDLLNSDYLTNHNDKLRILLYDLLLLMKSSVSEEVNSTRELNENSQGNRNGTGTGGGGSNAISPNQDSILDDQNTNSTGIGKGQKSQIGVTNNNDMLDVAPTVSSIQVLFDLPEPNASNPFKEFIDDKLVKCSIMLEEEELKYGGDYHIFNNTGLYLKSTKNESVSLPPFVTGLNKTAGDYDSSSARMIKQPFKMKSFEILEDVNNNKNSVNDGCINLRLFDAYTTKENPR; encoded by the coding sequence ATGTCTAATAAGAATCGTAATAGAAATAGTTTATTATCATCTCATAATCGATCTAGTCATACAAATTCCACTAGTAAAGATGAACTactaaaattgaaatatctGATGGAAACTCCCAATTTACCCATATATCCATTAAatgattcatcaataataaattccaaaacaaacgataatttgaaaaattcccCTTatcaaaaaccaaaatcacAATCACAACCACAGGCACAGGGCCAATCCCAGTCTCAACCAGAGAACTCTTTGGTGTATCCTGATTTCATGCCTTGGAAAGATCATACTCAATTACCACAAGATGAAACTGAAATTGAACATCAAAAATTAAGTAATGTATCTTATTTGAACAAAGGTTATTTTGAACCTCCACAAGTGGCCAATGAATATTATTCTGCTCGTAATTTGATTCAAGCTACAGTATTTTTATCAACTGATAATTGTACGAATGttataaatgaattatcTATTCATCTTTCCAATGCTTATAAATCtagaaatgaaataattaataagattaaatttgattctaataaattcaaattgcCTACTAGAGTTACATTAACTCTgtcaaagaaagaaatttggTTGAATGAATTAAGTAACCCAAATGTATCAATGACAAAATTGGGTGAAAAAATTCCTCATGGAATTAGAAATAAagtattgattgattgtaTATGTACTAAGAAAATCCCCATAAATCGATCAATTTGGTTTACAAAATGTGTATTATATGGAGAATTACTTGCATTAAGAAGAAAACATCAAAATCGATTATCAACAATCCCcaacaataatagtaaCACTGGTGGCGGCggcggtggtggtggtagtggtaatTCATTGACAGGTATGATGGATTATAATACCGcagaaaaatttgaaattcatTGGCTTCAAGAATGGACTCAACAAGTATCggattatatttataaattttctcgagaaatgaataatattgCTAATTTAGATGggaaaaatcaatatatgGGGAAATTATCTTATTTGTTAAATTATATCCAATCATTATATGTTGAATCATTACttgataaatcattatttctttcattgataatgaagttTTTGAAAGATGGACTTTGTCtacaatcaaaatatattaatGGATTGATATATTCTAGTATGGAGGAAAACTCGGACGActataatgatgatgatgacgatgacgatgatgaagaagacgCAAATAATGCTGAGAATCCTGAGAGCACTAGCAAGTctaagaaaagaaatttagCTTGGAtggatgaaattgatatgAATTATGGACAACGATTGGTATCTCTCACATTAATCAAAATGTTTTGgaatgatattttgaaatttgattatttatcGAAGGAGTTGAGtgaattgttgttgttgaattatttcttcattaataaattgttgttgttctcGGTCAACAATGACAATGGTAATTCAACCGCAGTTATACCCGATGGATTACAATCCAAGATTCTTAAGCTAATATCTGATTGTGTGAGATACTTGTTTGAATATAATTgtaatattttcattatacCTAATCATTGGACTCTCATTGAACCATCGTTAATGAGGATTTTGTTACTGGATTCCAAGGCAAAATCGGAAAaggaacaagaagaaattcaaaaacaattggaattggttAAATATCGTAATGAaagtttaattttgaatttgaaaagtgAACTCAATAATTCtaacaacaccaacaatagCTCCAATTTGGGAACTTCCAAAAGGTCCGTTAGATCAGGATCATTCTCCAATTATACTACAACCCCCATCAAACcaatatcaaatacaaCCATAGAACAAGATTATTCATTCATCAATAGAAACTCTGATGATGTATTGAacattgttgaaaaattggataaCTTAAAGCttaataaagaatttgCAAGTTTTTTGAAACCAACGAAAAAATGCAATGCCAATTGGAAACTTAATTTGaaagttttgttgttttggtgTGTCTCACCATGGAGAAATAGCACCAATTCAAATGAAGatattttattcatttgcAATTTCTTGAAGAATACCGTGGTTAAATCTTTGCCTAAATCCTTACGAACTGAATTCGATAATGAATTGCTAGAAATTATTTACCACATTGCTGAAGATAACAATAGTGAAGAAGGGgataatttacaatttaCAAGCTCTAGATTATACGTTTTGATAAATGAGttatatcaattgaaattaattacCATTGCATCTTATTTAAGAAAATTGATTGCATCAGggattttttatttggaaCCAGGTAGTACTGTTGATCAAAGTCTTAACAATTTACCAAGAATCATGGAAGttcatttgaaaattcttgaaaatttgCCAGTATTAAATAACCGACAATGTGACAGTATATTGAAACGTTGGACTCCTATgggatttgattttaagGGGAAATTTTCTCAAGGacaatcaattttacaaGATTCCATCATTACCAAAATTTgcaataatcaattaactGATGATATAGATTCTCAATGCATTGGATATATCGATTCTTTGAGTGTTGGATTACGatttttattgataaattggttaaccaatgaattaaaactgaaaataaaatcaactaataaattaattcatttcACTCCAACAGTGATTACCaaactttatcaattttatgCGAAAAATTCAGGACTCACGGTTTTCTTTAAAGTTGTcattcaaacaattttgaaaaatgatggTGGTatgattatattttatcTTGATTCATTGTATTTGATATCTAAATTGGTGATTAGacattataaattaatcaaatcaattgctGGTGCTTCTGAATTGTCCGCTGCTTatgatttgtttaaattaataattcaagTTTATAAAGATTTGAACACCCGTGAATATGATTGTTTCAAGTTTAGTTCAATTTGGAATTTTATTAATGCTgtcattgaaaaatcttcACCAACATCATCGGCAACtacaacagcaacaacttCAGTTTCGATATCTTCCTTGTATTTAACAATGGGGAAACCCAAGAATTCCAAACTCAAATCAGTGCAAGGATTACATGTGAAACAAACCATGGACTCACCAATGTGTATTAATACAGTCGATGAATCACATACTCATGACACTAGATCTGGTGCGAAAAGGTATACTTCTACTGATTTCAGAAATgatctttattttttggttacTTTACAACCAAGAGCATTGACCAGTgaagaaaaacaagaagtatttgatttgattgaaattgaattgaaagatttgGATTCTGCTTTAGAGTTTTGGTATAATAACTTTGAACTACTtggtgaagaaaaagaaatcaatttaatgaagataattAAAAGTTTGGCTGTCACCACTTATAACGATCATTTAAGTcaatttaatgaaaaattgaaacaatttgttATTTCAAAAGTTGGTGAATCGATAGATCACTCCAAATTGAGTAATTTCTTGAAGAAACTTGCTATTTTCGATTTACTTCGAATTAATGATCTTGTCAAGTTGATTCAATCAATACAACGAGATGAAATTAATCATATTGATGATACCATCTCCTTTATTtatgaattgatttgggGTGAACTCGACAAAGCTCACTTTAGTTGTTCTCAATTAGTTTTGTTACAAATTTCCCGACGCATGTATCAGGAAAAATCAAGCTATCAatgtattattttattacaacaaaggttattgaaaaacaaagaatcACAATTACAAACCAATccatttttcatcaaatataaaGCAGACTTGTTGTCATTTTTCCATAAAGCAATAATTACCAATACCAAAGCCATTCAAAGTCAATTCTTCGATAAGTTGTCACATTCAGACAGTttacaattattgaatgtGTTACTTCAACGTCAAGAGAATGAATACATTAACACAATTCAAGACTTtagtttgtttattaaaCATATCAACGAATTTAACTTGCCTATTTGTCAAGTATTGTTGAAtgtattatttaataactTAGtggttgataatgatgTGGGGATTAAAGTACAATTGGAAGCATTTGTCAATACTTTATTACAAGAAATCAAGTTTGAATTTTCTAATGAAAACTCCTTCTTTGGagaattgttcaattttatgCCGTGGaatcaaaagaattatattttaGACATCCTAGAAACAAAGTTTTTGTTAGAAACAAATTTGgacaacaatcaaattaaattgattataaatgATAGAAACTTGTTACCACCATTGAATGATTTcttcaagaaattttcatcatcatcatcgtcttCTACTtcgtcatcttcttcttccttgGTACAAACTATTGAGACTGATAGTTCGTTTTTCcttaatttatttaatttcattggGAACTTGGTCAATGTGGCCAATTCACAAGAATTAATTTTGGAACAAGCCAATAGCATCAATGatacaatttcaatttttttgagGATATTAATTATTCATAAACTGTATTTATGTTCAATGATATCTAGAAATAccaatgaagaaaatgtgattttatttgttactaaattaattgatttacttAATTCTGATTATTTGACTAAtcataatgataaattgagAATATTACTTTATGATTTGCTTTTGTTAATGAAGTCGTCAGTTAGTGAAGAAGTGAATTCAACTAGagaattaaatgaaaatctGCAAGGTAACCGAAATGGAACTGGAACTGGTGGTGGAGGGTCAAATGCAATCTCACCAAATCAAGACTCAATACTAGACGATCAGAACACCAATAGCACTGGTATTGGTAAGGGCCAGAAGTCACAAATCGGCGTtaccaacaataatgatatgTTGGATGTTGCCCCTACAGTTTCTCTGATTCAAgtattgtttgatttaCCAGAACCAAATGCTAGTAATCCttttaaagaatttataGATGATAAATTGGTTAAATGTTCAATTATGCTcgaggaagaagaattaaagTATGGTGGTGATTATcatattttcaacaatacGGGActttatttgaaatcaacGAAAAATGAATCTGTGAGTTTACCTCCCTTTGTCACTGGATTAAATAAAACTGCTGGTGATTATGATAGTTCGTCGGCAAGAATGATTAAACAACCtttcaaaatgaaaagttTTGAGATATTAGAAGATGTaaacaataataagaatTCAGTGAATGATGGATGTATTAATTTGAGATTATTTGATGCTTATACTACAAAAGAAAACCCTCGTTAA
- a CDS encoding Zn(2+) transporter (Ortholog(s) have zinc ion transmembrane transporter activity, role in zinc II ion transport and endoplasmic reticulum localization) — translation MTEKRLSPSPALNEAFETESAVSDTSDTPMTNNFEIPQIQIPQDSQINPMSPSIHIEEAFVPNDTSSASNFGMLSSANFSTDSLNDTTEPFVDYYNNSNSNNGSPRRYSNSSLTNSPRIGRANSNSATSRSRPLSAFLMDSSNAISEDGQPIQPVFNNTPRSRNSLTFGIKTPVSSTFANNYTPPPLAAPTGPYRSSSPTRQSSPSRINKHHRSTSPVRRGSSPTKANNNNNNNSNPFNFQSQDLMYQTNLNVSNGSNLSLPVKPAHRKGHKYKHSSISMNLFQEPPPVDIGMTQLSAIPDSYPIPNFNETLNSITPNQKLRFMWSGFHVGLSLIIFTIGFKFKLPSLSTLAHLVFYDSLGSLLIVFVDTMSNFDVWNKSSLAYPFGLGRIEVLVGFALSTSLVMVGFDLFSHFIEEFIILWVSPDNHDDHEHSSHNVHAEPGNNGNSNWFIYIVVLIVTMAVSLFSSNYILTYDRITEMINGQDDTDLKGNFPTKRNISNGSLINEANTIDNNTTGEKLKKIVSVWKKNPTHLITLSYTLFLLVGPLIPQSLTSDLAIDINEAATITVALLLCYNGWKLVKTLGGILLCSFPYSDYDYHMLKSRIIDQILSKDFFKQTYRIEKFFITKFNYRLFVIGMKINMKGANSDEEVRMRFEINRIICNELEKLDNSSKLVKPEITIDIDRF, via the coding sequence ATGACAGAAAAGCGTCTTCTGCCTTCACCGGCATTGAATGAAGCTTTTGAAACAGAAAGTGCAGTTTCAGATACAAGTGATACCCCAATGAcgaataattttgaaattccaCAAATACAAATACCACAAGATTCTCAAATTAATCCTATGTCACCGTCTATTCACATTGAGGAAGCTTTTGTCCCCAATGACACATCATCGGCTAGTAATTTTGGAATGTTGTCAAGTGCAAATTTTTCGACCGATTCTTTAAACGACACAACAGAACCATTTGTcgattattataataatagcAACAGTAACAATGGTTCACCTAGACgatattcaaattcatcgTTAACCAACTCACCAAGAATTGGTCGAGCAAATTCAAATAGTGCTACTTCACGTTCTCGTCCATTATCTGCATTTCTAATGGATTCCAGCAATGCGATTTCTGAAGATGGTCAACCAATTCAACCAGTTTTCAACAATACCCCAAGATCAAGAAATTCGTTGACTTTCGGAATAAAAACACCGGTTTCTTCAACATTCGCAAATAATTATACTCCACCTCCATTGGCTGCACCAACTGGTCCTTATAGATCTTCATCTCCAACAAGGCAGTCATCACCACTGagaataaacaaacatCATCGATCAACATCGCCAGTAAGAAGAGGGTCCTCACCAACAAAGgccaacaataacaacaacaacaacagtaatccattcaattttcaatcacAAGACTTGATGTATCAAACTAATCTTAACGTCAGTAATGGCTCAAATCTAAGTTTGCCAGTTAAACCGGCTCATCGTAAAGGTCACAAGTATAAACATTCTTCGATTTCTATGAACCTTTTCCAAGAACCTCCGCCAGTTGATATTGGAATGACACAGCTTTCAGCTATACCTGATCTGTATCCAATACCAAATTTCAATGAAacattgaattcaattacTCCTAATCAGAAATTACGATTCATGTGGTCAGGTTTCCATGTGGGATTATCTTTAATTATTTTCACTATTGgcttcaaattcaaattgcCGTCTTTATCAACATTGGCTCATTTAGTATTTTATGATTCATTAGGTTCATTACTTATAGTGTTTGTTGACACCATGTCTAATTTTGATGTTTGGAATAAATCGTCTCTTGCTTATCCGTTTGGATTAGGAAGAATTGAAGTTTTAGTTGGATTTGCATTGAGTACTTCGCTAGTAATGGTTGGGTTTGACTTGTTTAGTCATTTCATTGAAGAGTTTATAATATTGTGGGTTTCTCCCGATAATCATGACGATCATGAACATCTGTCACATAATGTTCATGCCGAGCCTGGGAACAATGGTAACTCAAATTggtttatttatattgtgGTTTTAATTGTCACCATGGCTGTGTCGTTGTTTTCATCAAACTATATTTTGACATATGATAGGATCACGGAAATGATAAACGGTCAGGATGACACTGATTTGAAAGGTAATTTCCCAACTAAGCGCAACATCAGTAATGGAAGTTTGATAAACGAGGCTAATACGATCGATAACAACACTACTGGTGAGAAACTAAAGAAAATCGTTAGTGTTTGGAAAAAGAATCCTACCCACTTGATCACATTGAGTTAtacattatttttattagtgGGACCATTGATACCTCAAAGTTTAACATCTGATTTGGcaattgatattaatgaaGCTGCTACTATTACGGTGGCACTTTTGTTATGTTATAATGGATGGAAACTAGTGAAAACTCTTGGTGGGATATTATTATGTTCATTCCCTTATTCAGATTACGATTATCATATGCtcaaatcaagaattattgatcaaatattatctaaagattttttcaaacaaacctatagaatagaaaaatttttcattacaaaattcaattatcGACTTTTTGTTATTGGGATGAAAATTAATATGAAAGGAGCTAATTCTGATGAAGAAGTAAGAATGagatttgaaataaatcgaataatttgtaatgaacttgaaaaattggataaTTCTAGTAAATTAGTGAAACCAGAGATTACTATTGATATAGACcgtttttaa